The genomic window gctaaggtgtatgtaaacatcagacttcaactgtacctagaaGTGCACACTattcttattattttttaatGTATGTTTATAGTCAACTAtacaacttctactactactacactttatatcatCCAATAATATATAATGAAAAACACTCAACATGAAGAATTAATGCAATTATGTTAAtttcaaatatttattttgaaaTATAGATTAGGTACTCTTCTTTTTATAGCAGGAAGTAAAGGGACTGGACAAGGCTTTGCCTATAGCTGAAAACATCCTGGAAATGAGCGAGCGCTTCCTTGGTTTCTTCTTGGTGGAGCATACACTCTCTGTTCGGCAGGATTGTTGATCATTGACAATTGCTGGGGGAAAAAATGTAAACATAACATTTTCTTTAACTGACCCTAGTTAGTGTGAAGAATTAGtattgcattattattatttaaattgtAATATtctacataatttacaaatgtcaggcggcaggtagcctagcagtctcAATCCGCCTATTTAACGCAGAAGTGTTACATAGGCCACCCCAGGGCttagactgtttagtgccaaaaagaAGGGGATAAAAacatgcaaaaaatatatatacatataaataaatatatatatatatatatatatatatatatatatatatatatatatatatatatatatatatatatatatatataaaaaagttgACGATATATATCAGACGCTtcagttccatgtagtgaatctgttattcaatgcgtttgtatgggcaAATAGCAGTAAGGCCGATACAAACCCCTCGGCCCAGACAGGGCGTAGACTCTTGTGggttaaaaagcatgatcattacaaaggtgcaaCTCGTGCTGgaggcaataaaaggccacgctaaaatgtgcagttttgtcacaccacacaacgcaactctgtctctgtctcagagctgccttcaatgtcgttttagagaatttggcagtatgtccaacaggcctcacaaccacagaccacgtacGTATATGGCGTCGTGTTGGCTGTAGGGTTATGGTGTGGGCAGGCATAATCTACGGACAacgaatacaattgcattttatcaatggcaatttgaatgcacagagataccgtcacgagatccttaggcccattgtcgtgccattcatccgccgccatcacctcatgtttcagcatggtaatgcatggccccatgtcgaaaggcctgcatactcaccagacatgtcacccatttagcatgtttgtgatgctctggattgacgtgtacaacagcgtgttccagttcccaccaatattcaacaactttgcacagctattgaagaggagtgggacaacattccataggccacaatcaacagcctgatcaactctatgcgaaagagaagtgtcacgctgcatgaggaaaatggtggtcacaccagatactgactggttttctgatccacgcccctaccttttatttaaggtatctgtgacgaacagatgcatatctgtattcccagtcatgtgaaatccatagataagggcctaatgaacgtatttcaattgactgatttccatatatgaactgtaactcaataaaatctttgaaattgttgcatgttgcgtttatatttttgttcagtacacatTTGAGTGTATTGACTTACCTTTTTCACTGACGGCAGGGGTCTGGTTCTGGGAAGGTGTTGGAGTGCAGTGGTTCTTCTTGTTGACCTTCTTTGTACACTGGGTAACAAACAGTCATTTATACAGTAGGAGAAATTGCACACAAAGGGTATCAGTGTTTACCATCATACTGTACgtaatgaataaaaaataatctTAAAAATGTGTATTTTGATGACATATGTACCTTTGGGTTGAGTCCACAGAGAGCgctgaatcttcctctcttcttttcctTTCTACAAGTTGTTGGAAGCCCAGAATTACCTACCTCGTCACTGCCAAGTACATTGTGTGATGACAACTGTGTCATGGAGGGAGGTGAAGAGCTAGCCTCATTGCATTTAGCTAGTAGTTCCCTAGTTAATGATTTGACCAGGGCATCGTCAAATGCATAATCCGTTGACTTCATTGCAACCTGGAGCATCTTCTCTGACCCAAATTCTTGAAGAAGCCCCTTGTAGACAGCCTTGAAAATCTTTTTGATTTTCAGATTCTGGGGGTAGGCTTGAGTTGGTTCAAGGCCTGAGGTGCCACAGAACTCAGACAGAATCCTCTTTGTGAGAACTCTTGATGTTTCACCAATGTCAGAGGATTCCAGTAATGTGATAGGGGTGATCATTGACAGCAATCTAACAATCAGTAAAAGTACCAAAGAGGTGTAGTCATTGCTAGTGGAGTCAAATGATGCATGTGTCTCAGAGTCCATGGCTGATGGAGTTGATGGATGCACAGAGACACTAGACATCTCCAGATCTTTGTTGTCCATCTTGGATTCCACCTCTCCTAAAACTTGAATATCCACAGTTCCACCGTTGTGTGTGCTGCTGCCAGACAGAGGGGGTCTAGGCAATGATTTGGAACTAGACTGACGGCTAGTGGTCATGAGAGCCGGTCTGTCAGAGTCAAGTGTTCCAGCATCAGTTGGGGACAACCCATTGATTATGTTCATCAACTCTGATAATTCTTCTGAtgaattggaggccacagaacaGGTATCCATGACCTGATTGACCATTATATTGGTGAAAAGGCTCTTTGTGTCAAAGTAAACCTGTGAGGAACTAATGGAGATGGCAGAAGAGCTCGGCATAAGCCAACTTGTTTCCTGCAGAGAACCATCAGAGATGATAGTTTGGCAGAAATCGGATCCTTGTGATGGTGGAGGAAGCCAGAAGACAATCTGCTGTAGCAGACGTTTTATTGACTCCGTAGCAAAGGAGTATACAAGGTCAGATGGAAACTCCCTGGATTCTTCAGAAGCATTCAATCCTGTCTTCAGCTTCAAAAGAATAGAGTCAGACACGCTCTTGCCAGCTGGCACAAAAAGAGCCTGGGGGGTGTTGTGACTTTTTATGAGCTCATAAACTTTGTCAGTGAGCTCATGTGAGAAGTTCTGAAGACCGTCCCTGGGGCTGAGTCTCGCAAGTCTTCTTGTAAAAGAAGTGACATCATCTGCAGTGGCTGTGTGTTTCGTATCTTCTCTTGGAATGACCTCCATAACAGTGTCAACTATGGCAGAGATGGTTTGCCTTGTGTAATTTGTTGACCCTTGTGAATGAGTTGAGGAGTCACTCATATCAATGACCGAACTCCTAATGATAGGACAATAGATTTCAACAGGCCACTCATTGTGGACTGGAGTGCCTGGAAGAGAATTTGTCAAATCACTCTGGGACCCTCTGGTCATGGCAGAGGTGATGGACAGGGAGGACTTTGAGGAGGATGGCCGGTGTATCTCGTGTCCATCACTTCTCACCATGTCAACATCCTCCAACATGGAGCCCACGATGGAACGAGTCAAGAGGGCTTTCTCTGAGGTGCtcatcctctctgacataaaCACTCTCCTCTGGATTGTCATCAGAGTCTGACTAATTAAGGCTTTGGAATAATttaccatgctggtctggctgccTTCATGTTCATTGTAAGTAATTTGTGTAGAAGTAGCTGTTCTGCATATGGATTCGGCATGTTTGGAGGCCTCAACCACATTGTCTAGGAGTACTGGTTGTTGCTGGGCAAAAAAATCCTTGACCTTGATGAACACATTGTTGAACAGGTTAACAGTGCCTGGCCAAATGATCTTTCCTTTCACATTGACCCCGTTGTGAACACTGACAGGAAGGGTTGAAGCTGACAGGGATCTCTCTAACTGGCCAGACACTGAAGCATCAGACATTTTAGTCATCTGGGTGATGCTATTAAGGTCTTTAGTGATGCTTATGACGATGTTGGATGCTGCAGAATTGGTGTGCAGAGAAGAGGTGAACAAAGGTGGAGTTCCACGGTTCTGAAGGATTTTGAAAtctctatcatcaccatcattactgGACTCTGTACAAATGTCTGCACTTCTACCATCAAGGCTGGTATTTACAATGCCAATCAACCCTGATTGAAGGATCCCACCAGCCAAATGTGAGGCTTTAGTTTGAAACTCATCAGTACATAATTTGTCAAAGGCTGTGGATTTAAGACTTCTAGAGGATGCTTCCTCTTCATCATTGTTGATCCCACCATGCAAATTGTCCTGTGTATTGACAGCATAGTCATCAACATATAAATATGATTTGGAGGCGGCAAGGACGTCAATCTGAGAAACAACGGCATCCAAAAGCTTGGAcatgtcttctgtttctcctttTAGGCTAGAGAGGCATTCCTCCATGGATTCCTCAGAGTGATTCACAGTGAGGATCTGACTAATGACTTCCTTGGTACAGGTTTGAAGGTCCGCTTGGATTTCAGGAGAATCACTATTACAAGTCACCTGAGAATCTAAACTTTCACTAGGAGCCTGTTTGAGAGTCTCATCATGTATTGGTGTAACACCATCGATGACCTTTACAGAGTCTTGGCAGGGAGTGAGAAACCGCCTCAGCATTTCTCGAAATCTATGATATATAATACGAGCAGCAGAAAGGGTGCTCACTTTTGAAATTCTGAAATTTTCAGAGTGATGTGCCTGCATGGACTGAACAATAGTCTCCACATCTGTTACAAAAGTGTCCAGTAATTTAGATGCTTCAGAGTCTCCCAGTAAGCTGTTTGTAAAAGGGTTGACAGATCTCAGAGCTTCACTCACTGCCTTTCTAGCCTTTGTCTGGAAAGACACACTGGACAGTTTCTTCATATTTATAACTGGAAGACTCTGGGTAGATTCACTGTTGGTGGTGCTGTCCTGCAGACCAAGTGGAAAAGTGAGATGGGAGAGACATTGTTCACTGTCTAGCAACTCAGATGGTGAAGCGGAACAAGAACTGGTGAAATCATTCAAGTCAGACATGATGCCATCCACAAATAGAATGGCCTCCAGAGACTCTTCAGAATCACACTCTCCAACAGAAGATGAGAACTTCTCCATCACCTCAGTCTTATACAAGACAAGAACCTGGCTGGCAATCGCTTTTGTGGTGTCAAGGAGGACTTGGTCTTGCAAATACTTTTTTTGAGCTAAGAGAGGTTTTGGGGTCTCACTTTGTCCTTTTTGTTCATTCATAGATGAGGGGGTTATTAAAAGTGGTTTACAAGAAATGGAGTCTGATGTGTCAGCCTCACCATTACTGGAATGACTGACGTCCAGGCACAAAGTTGGAAAAATTGTGAAAGAATATTTTGTGCTCTCCACAAATGTACTTGCGAGATCCCCTTTTTCTGGACAGGTAAGAAGCCTCTTCAGCGTATTTTTCATGTCGTAGTAACAACCAACAGTGTAAGACCAGATCTTACTTTGATGGTTTTCAAGAAGGATCTGCTCACTCTGTGCAGGGGAGCAGGATGCCCTGATAGACTGGGTAAGATTGTCCATGTCTGAAACAAAGGTACTTACCAACTCAGAGGCCTCAGGGTCAATCATAAGGTCTCTGATCTCACCTATCCTAGGAGTTGGACAAGATGATGTAGTGCCAGAACAACATGATGTACAACCCCTGAATCTTTTAACGATCTCTCGGATCGATTCAGTGGCCTTGGTCTGAAACTCCTCAGTAAGTAGTCTGTCCATACTTTGTGTTGACAGACGAAGACTAGATTTGGCACCTTTGATATTGAGGTTGCTCTCTCCTTGTTTTAGCATCTCCTCAGGACTTTTACAAGCTTCAAGCATCTTCATATGGTCAGCAACAACACAAAGCAGTTCCCTCTTGTCGGGGTCATTTTCCTCCTTATTGCTGAAGTTCAAAACAGTGCCACTGAAGGCTGTCATGACCTGTCCTGTTAAATGTGTCATATCCACCTCAACACCATCCTCTCTGAGAACAACACTCTGCTCAACACTCTTCCCATTAATGTACATCTGAAGTATGTTGGAAACGCCAGACACCATCTCCTCAACCACCTTGGTGCTGGAGACACCACCACTGGCAAAAATGACAGGGGACATTCGCCCAGAGATGGGAGTTTGGATGGCCACAGAGATTATGGAATTGACCTTCTTTGACACTTCTCCAACAATAACCCGGGATAGACTTTGAGTGTCTACCTGGCCCTCTCTTTGGATACAGAGGACATTGTTCAGCGACTCTTTGAAGGAATCCTTGACACCAGTGAGGAGACTGTCCTCAGTGATCCCAAAAAAGTCACTGAGTGGCTCAGATGATatagactcaccatctccctgagtATTTGGCAACACTGTCTGAGACCTTTGAGAATACAAAGCAAACAATACAGCATTCCATATTCAATAGTAGACACTGTAGTCACATTAATGCATAATTCAATAATCAGTTAAACTGGTCATTAAGAGTAAACTGTTACACAgataaacaaaacatattttcacaaaaTGGGTTATGAATAGTTAGGTGAAACCGGTTTCTTTAGGAATGACTGAACATACCCATTACGAGAGGAGCTTGATTTGGCCGTGCAAGACCTTGAGGATTTGCTGCTGTCTCTCTTGCGAACCTTCAGGTTTGTGCTAGAGGATCTCTCTGATTCTGTCAGAGACTTGCCGGATACTGGAGACACATGGCTGTATATCCGTACAAAACGAAAAATTGCAGGGATGATGACCTCCAGGATGGCCTCAGATACAAACCGCACAATCTCCAGGCACATCTCTGCAAGCAATGCCCTCATCACCTGTAGGACCGAAACAGTGTAGGTAGATTACTCATAGCCGGGCTCTGAAACCAAGCTCCTCGAAGAGATACCAACAATCTCACATATGTTCATGAGAATCATGAAAGTGGCATACGTTGGAAAGCATGAaaagcagtaggctactaaaAAGCTCTTTGAATGTAACTGTTTGTGATAATGTggatgatactgtagatagataaaaGGCTTGTATCTAATTTTCTTGAAAGGTCTATTAATATATCTATGAATAATGTTCAGGGTTAAGGGACTTACAGGGTCCATCCTGCCAATGCTTAACTGCCTCCATTGCCTATAGGAGATTATTAGATGTTTTTAGCACCAAaaagcacaccaacacacatacaatttATAAAATCCTCCAGATGACATTGCATTCAAATACTACAATAGAAGTTTGGACATACTCCTCAGTAAGTTTTTCCAGAAACCGGATGATAATCGGGTTGAAAGCATCCGGATCGATTGGCGGGAGGTCAAGAGCCCTGGTCTGACAGGCCCTGGAGACACACTCACTTAGGATCTTCTCATTAGATTGTCCCTGGTGAGATGTCCCCTGAACTGCCATCCCAGAGAATTCCACAGATGTAGAGGGATCTGTGTGCAAAGCAGCATTCACCAAGGTAAAGAAGTCAGAAAACATGTAACCTTCTGAGGCAAATATGTATTAGCCAACTTTGTGAAGTTAAGTAGCCAAGAAAGTATAACATGTGCACTCTGCTATTAGTTCTCTGCTCAATAGATGTCCATactaaattacatttacatgcaAAAGGATTACATTCAGTGAAATTAGTGTTTCATTTATGACCTGCATCAGTGATCTGCTCCACTTTGTTTATCTTGGCCTAAAAAGACAATACAGTCAATGATATACACGTAGATACTGTATGAAGCCATTCCAATACAGCCCTTTGAGTAGAGCAAGGGTAAGACTGATTGCagggctgtccccgacaaaaaaaaatatttgtcgaCCGAGAGTCATCCTGTTCTaatgttaaaatgtatttttccatatcAGACACAGCCTATGTGTTTGAATACAATCACCTACAtaggcactgagcttgtctgatgctttaagcacactgtttaattaaataattaagacacacaaatgactcaagaaaGAGCCCGATGGTGACACTGTATTAAAATAAATGACAGCGAGTGCCTGTGTGACAGGTGCACGTTGTCTCGCTCGCCTCCCTACTGCAGCGAAAAGGCACCACATAACAGCAAGTGTTTATTGTGCTGTCCATGCTGAAGACGCAATATAATTTCAGCCATTTAGTTTCTTCTTTACAGTTCTGGAAACTTCTTCTTtacagttctggaaactttagagtgttttctatcctaatctgacaattatatgcatattctagtttctggggctgagaaataggccgtttcaaatgggtacgttttttagccaaaaatgaaaatagtgctcCCTACGCGCAAAAGGTTAAGCAATACCAGTCTTTTCTAACGACTAAAAATTATAAAGCCattattacagcatagcaaatATTAAAAACAGCCGAATCTGTGAAATTGCTTAATTCAACATTTTGCCGGTgcatgaggcttggtgctcacagactcagtaggctattaaacaaatactcaaacaggcaacagaagctaTATCTGTCTTACtcctgtatatatgtatacagtaccagtcaaaagtttggacacacctactcattcaaggcttttctttatttgtactattttctacattgtagaatagtagtgaagacatcaaaactatgaaataacacatggaatcatttaggtaccaaaaagtgttaaacaaatcaaaatatattttatatttgagattcttcaaagtagccatcctttgccttgatggcagctttgcacactcttggcattctctcaaccagcttcacctggaatgctttccaacagtcttgaaggagttcccacatatgctgagaacttattggctgcttttccttcattctgtggtccaattcatcccaaaacatctcaattgggttgaggttgggtgattgtggatgtcaggtcatctgatgcagccctccatcactctccttcttggtcaaatagcccttacacagcctggagacgcaaaccagatgggatggcgtatcactgcagaatactatggtagccatgctggttaagtgtgccttgaattctaaataaatcacagacagtgtcaccaacaaagcgcCCCCACattatcacacctcctccatgcttcatggtcggaaccacacatgcggagatcatctgtacGCCTACTCTCACAAAGACATTGTTGGaatttggacttatcagaccaaaggacagatttccaccagtctaatgaccattgcttgtgtttcttagcCCAGTGCTTTCTtcgcagcaatttgaccacgaaggcctgattcacgcagtctcctctgaacagttgatgttgagatgtgtctgtgacttgaactctgtgaagcatttatttgggctgcaatgtgaggtgcagttaactctaaagaacgtatcctctgcagccgagttaactctgtcttcctttcctgtggcggtcctcatgagagccagtttcatcatagtgcttga from Oncorhynchus mykiss isolate Arlee chromosome 15, USDA_OmykA_1.1, whole genome shotgun sequence includes these protein-coding regions:
- the LOC118938797 gene encoding uncharacterized protein LOC118938797 isoform X1 produces the protein MSPVIFASGGVSSTKVVEEMVSGVSNILQMYINGKSVEQSVVLREDGVEVDMTHLTGQVMTAFSGTVLNFSNKEENDPDKRELLCVVADHMKMLEACKSPEEMLKQGESNLNIKGAKSSLRLSTQSMDRLLTEEFQTKATESIREIVKRFRGCTSCCSGTTSSCPTPRIGEIRDLMIDPEASELVSTFVSDMDNLTQSIRASCSPAQSEQILLENHQSKIWSYTVGCYYDMKNTLKRLLTCPEKGDLASTFVESTKYSFTIFPTLCLDVSHSSNGEADTSDSISCKPLLITPSSMNEQKGQSETPKPLLAQKKYLQDQVLLDTTKAIASQVLVLYKTEVMEKFSSSVGECDSEESLEAILFVDGIMSDLNDFTSSCSASPSELLDSEQCLSHLTFPLGLQDSTTNSESTQSLPVINMKKLSSVSFQTKARKAVSEALRSVNPFTNSLLGDSEASKLLDTFVTDVETIVQSMQAHHSENFRISKVSTLSAARIIYHRFREMLRRFLTPCQDSVKVIDGVTPIHDETLKQAPSESLDSQVTCNSDSPEIQADLQTCTKEVISQILTVNHSEESMEECLSSLKGETEDMSKLLDAVVSQIDVLAASKSYLYVDDYAVNTQDNLHGGINNDEEEASSRSLKSTAFDKLCTDEFQTKASHLAGGILQSGLIGIVNTSLDGRSADICTESSNDGDDRDFKILQNRGTPPLFTSSLHTNSAASNIVISITKDLNSITQMTKMSDASVSGQLERSLSASTLPVSVHNGVNVKGKIIWPGTVNLFNNVFIKVKDFFAQQQPVLLDNVVEASKHAESICRTATSTQITYNEHEGSQTSMVNYSKALISQTLMTIQRRVFMSERMSTSEKALLTRSIVGSMLEDVDMVRSDGHEIHRPSSSKSSLSITSAMTRGSQSDLTNSLPGTPVHNEWPVEIYCPIIRSSVIDMSDSSTHSQGSTNYTRQTISAIVDTVMEVIPREDTKHTATADDVTSFTRRLARLSPRDGLQNFSHELTDKVYELIKSHNTPQALFVPAGKSVSDSILLKLKTGLNASEESREFPSDLVYSFATESIKRLLQQIVFWLPPPSQGSDFCQTIISDGSLQETSWLMPSSSAISISSSQVYFDTKSLFTNIMVNQVMDTCSVASNSSEELSELMNIINGLSPTDAGTLDSDRPALMTTSRQSSSKSLPRPPLSGSSTHNGGTVDIQVLGEVESKMDNKDLEMSSVSVHPSTPSAMDSETHASFDSTSNDYTSLVLLLIVRLLSMITPITLLESSDIGETSRVLTKRILSEFCGTSGLEPTQAYPQNLKIKKIFKAVYKGLLQEFGSEKMLQVAMKSTDYAFDDALVKSLTRELLAKCNEASSSPPSMTQLSSHNVLGSDEVGNSGLPTTCRKEKKRGRFSALCGLNPKCTKKVNKKNHCTPTPSQNQTPAVSEKAIVNDQQSCRTESVCSTKKKPRKRSLISRMFSAIGKALSSPFTSCYKKKST
- the LOC118938797 gene encoding uncharacterized protein LOC118938797 isoform X3 — translated: MSPVIFASGGVSSTKVVEEMVSGVSNILQMYINGKSVEQSVVLREDGVEVDMTHLTGQVMTAFSGTVLNFSNKEENDPDKRELLCVVADHMKMLEACKSPEEMLKQGESNLNIKGAKSSLRLSTQSMDRLLTEEFQTKATESIREIVKRFRGCTSCCSGTTSSCPTPRIGEIRDLMIDPEASELVSTFVSDMDNLTQSIRASCSPAQSEQILLENHQSKIWSYTVGCYYDMKNTLKRLLTCPEKGDLASTFVESTKYSFTIFPTLCLDVSHSSNGEADTSDSISCKPLLITPSSMNEQKGQSETPKPLLAQKKYLQDQVLLDTTKAIASQVLVLYKTEVMEKFSSSVGECDSEESLEAILFVDGIMSDLNDFTSSCSASPSELLDSEQCLSHLTFPLGLQDSTTNSESTQSLPVINMKKLSSVSFQTKARKAVSEALRSVNPFTNSLLGDSEASKLLDTFVTDVETIVQSMQAHHSENFRISKVSTLSAARIIYHRFREMLRRFLTPCQDSVKVIDGVTPIHDETLKQAPSESLDSQVTCNSDSPEIQADLQTCTKEVISQILTVNHSEESMEECLSSLKGETEDMSKLLDAVVSQIDVLAASKSYLYVDDYAVNTQDNLHGGINNDEEEASSRSLKSTAFDKLCTDEFQTKASHLAGGILQSGLIGIVNTSLDGRSADICTESSNDGDDRDFKILQNRGTPPLFTSSLHTNSAASNIVISITKDLNSITQMTKMSDASVSGQLERSLSASTLPVSVHNGVNVKGKIIWPGTVNLFNNVFIKVKDFFAQQQPVLLDNVVEASKHAESICRTATSTQITYNEHEGSQTSMVNYSKALISQTLMTIQRRVFMSERMSTSEKALLTRSIVGSMLEDVDMVRSDGHEIHRPSSSKSSLSITSAMTRGSQSDLTNSLPGTPVHNEWPVEIYCPIIRSSVIDMSDSSTHSQGSTNYTRQTISAIVDTVMEVIPREDTKHTATADDVTSFTRRLARLSPRDGLQNFSHELTDKVYELIKSHNTPQALFVPAGKSVSDSILLKLKTGLNASEESREFPSDLVYSFATESIKRLLQQIVFWLPPPSQGSDFCQTIISDGSLQETSWLMPSSSAISISSSQVYFDTKSLFTNIMVNQVMDTCSVASNSSEELSELMNIINGLSPTDAGTLDSDRPALMTTSRQSSSKSLPRPPLSGSSTHNGGTVDIQVLGEVESKMDNKDLEMSSVSVHPSTPSAMDSETHASFDSTSNDYTSLVLLLIVRLLSMITPITLLESSDIGETSRVLTKRILSEFCGTSGLEPTQAYPQNLKIKKIFKAVYKGLLQEFGSEKMLQVAMKSTDYAFDDALVKSLTRELLAKCNEASSSPPSMTQLSSHNVLGSDEVGNSGLPTTCRKEKKRGRFSALCGLNPKCTKKVNKKNHCTPTPSQNQTPAVSEKDSHY
- the LOC118938797 gene encoding uncharacterized protein LOC118938797 isoform X2; translated protein: MSPVIFASGGVSSTKVVEEMVSGVSNILQMYINGKSVEQSVVLREDGVEVDMTHLTGQVMTAFSGTVLNFSNKEENDPDKRELLCVVADHMKMLEACKSPEEMLKQGESNLNIKGAKSSLRLSTQSMDRLLTEEFQTKATESIREIVKRFRGCTSCCSGTTSSCPTPRIGEIRDLMIDPEASELVSTFVSDMDNLTQSIRASCSPAQSEQILLENHQSKIWSYTVGCYYDMKNTLKRLLTCPEKGDLASTFVESTKYSFTIFPTLCLDVSHSSNGEADTSDSISCKPLLITPSSMNEQKGQSETPKPLLAQKKYLQDQVLLDTTKAIASQVLVLYKTEVMEKFSSSVGECDSEESLEAILFVDGIMSDLNDFTSSCSASPSELLDSEQCLSHLTFPLGLQDSTTNSESTQSLPVINMKKLSSVSFQTKARKAVSEALRSVNPFTNSLLGDSEASKLLDTFVTDVETIVQSMQAHHSENFRISKVSTLSAARIIYHRFREMLRRFLTPCQDSVKVIDGVTPIHDETLKQAPSESLDSQVTCNSDSPEIQADLQTCTKEVISQILTVNHSEESMEECLSSLKGETEDMSKLLDAVVSQIDVLAASKSYLYVDDYAVNTQDNLHGGINNDEEEASSRSLKSTAFDKLCTDEFQTKASHLAGGILQSGLIGIVNTSLDGRSADICTESSNDGDDRDFKILQNRGTPPLFTSSLHTNSAASNIVISITKDLNSITQMTKMSDASVSGQLERSLSASTLPVSVHNGVNVKGKIIWPGTVNLFNNVFIKVKDFFAQQQPVLLDNVVEASKHAESICRTATSTQITYNEHEGSQTSMVNYSKALISQTLMTIQRRVFMSERMSTSEKALLTRSIVGSMLEDVDMVRSDGHEIHRPSSSKSSLSITSAMTRGSQSDLTNSLPGTPVHNEWPVEIYCPIIRSSVIDMSDSSTHSQGSTNYTRQTISAIVDTVMEVIPREDTKHTATADDVTSFTRRLARLSPRDGLQNFSHELTDKVYELIKSHNTPQALFVPAGKSVSDSILLKLKTGLNASEESREFPSDLVYSFATESIKRLLQQIVFWLPPPSQGSDFCQTIISDGSLQETSWLMPSSSAISISSSQVYFDTKSLFTNIMVNQVMDTCSVASNSSEELSELMNIINGLSPTDAGTLDSDRPALMTTSRQSSSKSLPRPPLSGSSTHNGGTVDIQVLGEVESKMDNKDLEMSSVSVHPSTPSAMDSETHASFDSTSNDYTSLVLLLIVRLLSMITPITLLESSDIGETSRVLTKRILSEFCGTSGLEPTQAYPQNLKIKKIFKAVYKGLLQEFGSEKMLQVAMKSTDYAFDDALVKSLTRELLAKCNEASSSPPSMTQLSSHNVLGSDEVGNSGLPTTCRKEKKRGRFSALCGLNPKCTKKVNKKNHCTPTPSQNQTPAVSEKGIFTHDWIGLLDTLVQGPRHKVS
- the LOC118938797 gene encoding uncharacterized protein LOC118938797 isoform X4 — its product is MSPVIFASGGVSSTKVVEEMVSGVSNILQMYINGKSVEQSVVLREDGVEVDMTHLTGQVMTAFSGTVLNFSNKEENDPDKRELLCVVADHMKMLEACKSPEEMLKQGESNLNIKGAKSSLRLSTQSMDRLLTEEFQTKATESIREIVKRFRGCTSCCSGTTSSCPTPRIGEIRDLMIDPEASELVSTFVSDMDNLTQSIRASCSPAQSEQILLENHQSKIWSYTVGCYYDMKNTLKRLLTCPEKGDLASTFVESTKYSFTIFPTLCLDVSHSSNGEADTSDSISCKPLLITPSSMNEQKGQSETPKPLLAQKKYLQDQVLLDTTKAIASQVLVLYKTEVMEKFSSSVGECDSEESLEAILFVDGIMSDLNDFTSSCSASPSELLDSEQCLSHLTFPLGLQDSTTNSESTQSLPVINMKKLSSVSFQTKARKAVSEALRSVNPFTNSLLGDSEASKLLDTFVTDVETIVQSMQAHHSENFRISKVSTLSAARIIYHRFREMLRRFLTPCQDSVKVIDGVTPIHDETLKQAPSESLDSQVTCNSDSPEIQADLQTCTKEVISQILTVNHSEESMEECLSSLKGETEDMSKLLDAVVSQIDVLAASKSYLYVDDYAVNTQDNLHGGINNDEEEASSRSLKSTAFDKLCTDEFQTKASHLAGGILQSGLIGIVNTSLDGRSADICTESSNDGDDRDFKILQNRGTPPLFTSSLHTNSAASNIVISITKDLNSITQMTKMSDASVSGQLERSLSASTLPVSVHNGVNVKGKIIWPGTVNLFNNVFIKVKDFFAQQQPVLLDNVVEASKHAESICRTATSTQITYNEHEGSQTSMVNYSKALISQTLMTIQRRVFMSERMSTSEKALLTRSIVGSMLEDVDMVRSDGHEIHRPSSSKSSLSITSAMTRGSQSDLTNSLPGTPVHNEWPVEIYCPIIRSSVIDMSDSSTHSQGSTNYTRQTISAIVDTVMEVIPREDTKHTATADDVTSFTRRLARLSPRDGLQNFSHELTDKVYELIKSHNTPQALFVPAGKSVSDSILLKLKTGLNASEESREFPSDLVYSFATESIKRLLQQIVFWLPPPSQGSDFCQTIISDGSLQETSWLMPSSSAISISSSQVYFDTKSLFTNIMVNQVMDTCSVASNSSEELSELMNIINGLSPTDAGTLDSDRPALMTTSRQSSSKSLPRPPLSGSSTHNGGTVDIQVLGEVESKMDNKDLEMSSVSVHPSTPSAMDSETHASFDSTSNDYTSLVLLLIVRLLSMITPITLLESSDIGETSRVLTKRILSEFCGTSGLEPTQAYPQNLKIKKIFKAVYKGLLQEFGSEKMLQVAMKSTDYAFDDALVKSLTRELLAKCNEASSSPPSMTQLSSHNVLGSDEVGNSGLPTTCRKEKKRGRFSALCGLNPKVHMSSKYTFLRLFFIHYVQYDGKH